The sequence below is a genomic window from Granulicatella elegans.
GTTGCATTGCTGCAATCGCTTCGATATCCGGTTCTTTCATGCTACCTACATTTTGAACTTTTCCCCCTAAATCTTTAATATAAGTTGGTAATGGTTTTGTTGGCATTCCGACGATTGTTTCACCTTGTCCAATTGCACGTAATGTATCTGCTGAACCTAAGTCAAATGTCACAATTTTCTTTGGATTTGTGTTCACTTCAACGTTTTCTGTTCCATCTGTTAGTTGTACTTGTTTCACTGTATTCTCTTGTGTTGTTGATGTCACAGTTGTTGTTTTTGTACCACAAGAAGCTAATAAAAATGTTGCTCCCATCATTACTGTTGTTAATAATTTTTTCATTATTCTCTCCTACTTTACTGTAATATATTTTTTACCAGAAACTTCTATCACTTCAATATCAATTTCATATAAATCTGATAAGGTTTGATTCGTAACCACATCCATGGTATTACCATGAAACTCACATTTTCCTTCCTTAAAGGCTACTAAATAATCAGAAAAGTTAATTGCCATATTTAAATCATGCATCACGATAACGACTGTTTTATCGAGATTTTCTACCATATAACGCAGTAATTTCATAATTTCTACCGCTTGTTTTAAATCTAAATGATTTAAAGGTTCATCTAATAAAACAATCTCTGTATCTTGAGCTAATACCATTGCAATAAATACTCTTTGCATTTGTCCACCTGATAAAGTTTGTATCGAACGATCTCTTAACTCTAACAAATTCGTATGTTTTAATGCTTGATCAATCATTTGATAATCAAGTGTCGATAACTTTCCTTTTGAATAAGGATATCGCCCAAAGCTAACTAACTCTTCTACAGTTAAACTTACTTGAAAAGATTGATTTTGTTTTAAAACGGATAATTCTTTTGCTAGTTCTTTAGAATTCCAAGCTTCAATTTCTTTACCTTTAATCCATAATTGACCAGA
It includes:
- a CDS encoding ABC transporter ATP-binding protein, whose product is MELKNIHKAYDTVVVDSVSLTIPKNQLTAFIGPNGAGKSTLVSIMSRLLQKDSGQLWIKGKEIEAWNSKELAKELSVLKQNQSFQVSLTVEELVSFGRYPYSKGKLSTLDYQMIDQALKHTNLLELRDRSIQTLSGGQMQRVFIAMVLAQDTEIVLLDEPLNHLDLKQAVEIMKLLRYMVENLDKTVVIVMHDLNMAINFSDYLVAFKEGKCEFHGNTMDVVTNQTLSDLYEIDIEVIEVSGKKYITVK